DNA from Ovis aries strain OAR_USU_Benz2616 breed Rambouillet chromosome 15, ARS-UI_Ramb_v3.0, whole genome shotgun sequence:
CCTTGAATTTGTAACGTTATCACCAGTGTTTTTTTCCTGTATGTCTCTACCCTGACTTTCCTGAAAATTTTCCGTTTAAATAGGACAGGGAGTTTTTCTGATTCTCAGAGGAGGTGTAGCTTTCTGATAGTTAAAGAGCTCATTTACTTCACCCCAACTGATCAGGACCATCCTTTCCCATTGCTGAGACTAGTTGCTCTCATTCTTGGGAGGACCttgactcttctctttctgcctgggAAGCTGACCTCTGTGGTGAGCAAGTACTCCATTTTAAATGGGCGTTACGTGCCATTAAGGCTGCTTTGAGTTTACTGGGGACTTCAAGATGATTGTTTTAAACTTGGTGAGTTGCCCTCTGCAAGTGTTTCAGATTCACTTTAATTCAGATAACATGACCAGAATTGATTCCTAAATTCTCTAATCTCAGAAATTAGTGGCCATCTAAATTTGGTGTGGTTTTTTGGATACCGGCAACTCAGATAGAGCTGAAATCTGCCTGCTTCTGAAAATCTGTATATTTTGGTTTAAAACCCAAGTTTCTCATTCTGTGGAAGTTAAACTGGAGGGAATATCTGTGAAGAGGTCAAAGGTAAAGTTCAGGTTCTTTAGAAAATGTGAAAGGCCTTTCACCATTAGCCCCTGTAcctcttcttcctcattttcaTACTACTTCTTTGAACTCTGTTCCAGAGGACTACTTGCAGTTCACTAGTACacgtttttcttttccctttcttggcTTTTGCACATATTCTACCTTTAGTTCGTACACTGTTCACTCactcccgcccccctcccccccatttAGGTGTTTCTTACGCACTCTTTATGTGCCAGGtattcctcttccctccctgtgaATAACTTCTACTTGTAGAGCTAGAATGTTACTcactccaggaagccttcctgaccTTCTGAGTCTGTCCCCAACATAACACTTCCTACTCTCATAGCTCCCCATCCACTGTCTTTCAAGGAAGCTTTCTTACCATTTTTGCAGTTGTAATCAAATTGGACACTTAGTGCAGCACCTCACGCAGGAGACAGCACTGAGTAGATATTAGTTATTATTGTCTTCACCCTTCCAACCTCTTCCTACTTACAAGCTGCTGAGACCTATGTAGGTTACACTGTGTTGTTTCCTCTTTTGTCCTCTTTTCTTACCTTATCTTTGATGAGAGTCCAGGTGGCATCAGCTTCATCCAGTGTCAGCAGGTGGGGGGTACCAACCAACATGATGGGGTGTAGGAGGGGTTAGGTAGGGCAGTGGCTGCTGCAGGAACCCCAAGCTGCCCAGGGAGGTGAGACCCCAGGTGCCAGGCTCTGACCTACTGCAGCATGAGGTCATAGAGGTCCTGCTGGGTGTTGGGGCcttgggtggggagagggcaatCACTTTCATAACCTCACTGTACCCACAACCTGAGTGCATACTTTTTAGTCAACGCATTCATTCTCCTGCTTTAGTTGGGGAGGAAGATTCAGGTATCCATTAggatgtgtttatgtgtgtgtgtatagttcttGGTCTGAATTCTTTAAGGAAACAGGATCAAGTCTTTCCTCCTTAAAGCAATTTGCAATGCTCTGTTGTCAGTTGCAAATGACTTCTTTGTGAGGTTGGATTGGGGTCTTGAAAGACATGGGAGAAGCACAGATCAGGACTTAAACTGAGAACAAAGCAGTGGTTCTGAACCTTGGCTGTACTTTGGAACTAACCGAAAGCTTTAGAAATTACTAGTACCTGGATCCTATGCCCAAGGATTTTGATTTAATTGGTCAGGAATATGCCTGGGCATCAGGAATTCTAAAAGCTCCCAGgcaattctaatgtgcagcctAGGTTGAAACCCATTATTAATGAGTGGGTTACAATTGCAATAAAAACCAGATGTGTGTAGGAGGGTGCCAAGCTGAGCAGTGACAGAGTGGAGGATAAGAATTGAATTGGGGTTGTGTTGCCTTAGTAACTGGAGAGAATTTTCAGGAAGCCAGAATTTCCCAGGTAAACTTAAGAAAAATTTTCTTCATCCTCTGTTCCCTTTCCTAGGCTGCTTTATATCTGGTGGATGCTCTTTATGGCCCTAATCTTTGGTTTTCACTTGTGTCTCTGCCCCAAAATCTCAACCTGGTGTTTTGCTGAagaagagtgttttttttttttcccctggagaagaaccaCTCTAGAGAGTCTTTCTAGTAGCTGCTTTCCCACTCCACTCCTCTGTGCCTGCGAAGACCCCTGGCATGTGGGGTGCATCCTCCCCTATCCCTCCCCAGCATGTAGGGTTATCCCACAAAGTTGGCCACTGTCTGAGCTGGCTGAGGAGATATGAGTATGGGGCACTGGGAAGGGTCCTACCATGGTGGGAGAGAGTGTTGCCAGGAAGAGTTTCCTAGAGGAGCAGTGACTGGCCACAGGAGAGGGTCAGTCTAGCTTCCAACCTTCTGTCTACCCTAGACAGAGCTAGGATATCAGGTCTTTGAGCAAAGTTTTGACTGAGCATGCGCCATGGTCCAGGAGAAGAATTAGTATTCAAATCTTTGTTAAAATTGTGTTAGAGACTATTCCAGACACTTCAAATGAATTATCTTAGTGAATCCTTTTAGTAATCCTTGAAGTAGATAGCgtcatttccattttatggatgaattaataggctcagagaggttaaataaatttAGTGCAAGGCATACAGTGAGTTATTGGAGGATCTGAGATTCAGATCCACACCTGCCTGACTCCAGATTTAACCATTAACCAGTAGTTCTTTTTTGGTGAAGGGAGAGATCAACATGTTCCTTCTGCTCACCTGAGAGTGTTGGGAGAGCTGTGTGCAGGTCTAAGTACAGTGTggcgtggagaaaaggaaacGGGTAGGATGGGAGAAGAGGTGCAGTAGACCAAACCAGAAATCCCAAGTTTCTTGTTACGTGAAACCAAGTCTCTTCCTTCTGATGCCCCTTTGGCACATTTTCAGTTATGGCTGATGAGGAGAGGTCACCTCGTAAAGTATAGTTGGCACCTCTTTTCTCTTAGAAAGGAATTCTGAGTGAGGTGGACAGAGGTAGAGAGCAGACAAGGACAAGATGCTTGGGGGAAGGCTGGCCATCAGTGCAAGGAGACAGATGcagagggacagagacagagagctGCTGGGAGACAGAGGCAGGAAGTAATACACATCTGTCTCCTGAGGGGGGAATCCAGATTGAGAAGCAGGTGGATGAAGCAGGTGCAGGGATGATGTGCTGTTGGTGAAATCAGATGAGGCTCTCTTTTCAGATTTTTGTTCATAGCGGGGGCTTAGAGGGGAAATTGGATACATTTCAACTCCTTGGCCAGAGTCCTAGacctctgtcttctctctcttgctGTCTGATTACCATGATTCTCCAGACTCCCTAATCCCTTATTGCCCTACGCTAGGTAAATCTGTCTTTCCTTTTGGCACATAGAATCTGAGACTGAAAATAgttgaaggaaaagagaagacagcTGAGTTCTGGGTGGAGTTGATGAGCCCAAGGACTGGGCTGTTTGGGCCATATCCTGTTCATAGGTTTTTCCACCACTGTAGCACCTTCTGTGGTCTCCCTTGGGAAAGGGGCACAGCTCATCAGCGTATTTAAGGAGTGACCAGAATGGAGAGCATGAGGGGAACAAACAGGTGGGGGCTGTTACCAGAGAACAGTGCTGCTTTCTGCAAGAACTTCTAGGGTAGTATAGCATGGTGTTGGTAGCAAAGACTTTAGAGTGACAAAGAGTCCTAACAGGTCTCTTCACTTCTCTTGGGCTACAGGGATAATCCTACAGGTCCCTAGTCCCTTATTTGAAATCTTTTGGGATGGGTATGTTTTGGAATTCAGGATGATTCAGATTTTAGAAAGGGAATATAGTGCCTTTATGATACGTAAAGGAATACCCCAGTGAGATTCAGGGCAGTGCCCTACTGTAATCAAATCTATCAATGTTTCTGTAGctaaatatatgaatattcacACTAAGTgagataaatattataaatatgatcGTGACGGGTCAGGCCAGATTTTGGGTCAAAGTTATGAACAAACTATTGTTTCTTcagagatttttttattttggaactATAGATAAGGGATTATGAGCTTATAATTGTTCTCAGGTTGTTGTGGAGGAGTAAGCGTGCCAGAAAAGCCTTCTAAACACACCACATGGTAGGTATGTATGCAATCTCAatccaaaacaaaatacaaatgtcCAAGGGGGTGGACTTTTTGACTTACAGTGGACAATGTATGGCTTTGGACTCAGCTGCCTTGGGAGTTGTGCACAACCACAGAGTGAAGGTGCCTTAGAAGAGAGGCTTCCTGTGGTGGGTGGGGAACAGGATTCATTGCTTTTGAACATTGGCTGCATATGATTTCCCTTTTCATGTACCAGAgggggaaggtgtgtgtgtgtgtgtgtgtgtgtgtgtgtgtgtgtgcgcatgtgcgcgtgtgtgtgtgtgacacaggACTGTCacacatttctttatatttctttataatgTTGTAATAAATATCTTACTGCATACATGTTTGTTCACATCTCATTATTTTGTCAATATAGATTTTTTGAGGAGGTTTCACTAAGAGAAAGATGTATACATCTTAAAAGACCGATGACCCATTAGGGTTAGAATTTTATCAAAGTTATCTGCAAAATCATTGTCTGGATGGTTTGTTACCTCAGAACTTCATGAAAAAGGTTAGCCTTGAGAAAGACTGAGTCCGCACTTGGGCAGAGAAAAACTGGATTTGCCCCTTGTTCACTTAGCTTCAGTGTGACAACACTCTGAAAATCACACAGCTTCTGGGCTGTCTCTGTAGTTACTTGTTGATGAGGACCTGGAGATGGCATCCCTTGCTTTTCTTCAGATCTGCAGCCCCCCGTGTGGCATCCAGTGGTGCTCAGTCCAGCTGCCTGTGCTGAGTGGTCTGATTGCTCCTGGTTCAGGTCTTCGTGATTAACTCCAGTACCCACTGTTAATTTTCCCGGAGAGCTTAGGTCTGGCTGTGCAGCCCACAGCTTTCTCTGACTGCGTAACTGTCTCCCTACCTTTTATGTGAGAATATACTCATTCTAGACTTAATgcttggcttccttggtggctcagcagtaaaagaagcctcctgcagtgcaggagatgggtagggaagatcccctgggggaggaaatggtaacccactccagtattcttgcctgggaaagcccatggacagaagagcctgatggactagagtgcctggggttgcagagttgaacacaactggaCACATGACTGATCACGCACCCAGACTTAATGCTGGCCTCAAAGATCTTTCTGTGCAAGGTCCTTGCagtttggagtttttttttttaacagaaagtgAATCCCATGTTAGGCAACACCACAACACTTACTGTTTAATATCTCTGTTCTCTGGCAGCCACAGCAGTGTGAAATATTCCTATTTCATCATATTGCACCAACAGCATGTGCTTCTCATGATGCTGGCCAGGACAAATGGGGGTGCTGATGAGAATTTTATTTGAGAATTCTATATTCTTGTTTGAGGATGCACAAAAGGGCATGTTGATAAGAGAAGATCATGATCTCTGGCAAACAGGTGAAGTGGTTACAGTGATTTTTCTGGGCTATCAAAATTTCTTTCAGCTGAAGCCCTGACCCCTGAAGCTATAGGCCCAGGGAGAGAAGTTCTAGTCATCAATATCTGAGACTTCGGCAGAGCAGTGAGGGTAGTGGGAATAGTGGTTTACATATAGAGACCAAGAAGGTTCTCTGAACTGAGAATGTCTTCAGGATCAGGGTCTTGGAAAAATTTGGGAATCCAGGGCACCTTATCCCAATTATCAGAAAGTGGGGAATAAGCCTGCTTAACTCCTTCCTGAAGGATAGACTGAAAACAGAATCAGGAATAGAGGGAGGGCTATAATCCCAGACAGGTGCCCAAGCACTTGCTTGCAGAGGCCGTGTCACTCTTTCCAGACCCCTGGGTCCAGGATCTGTAGAGAAGCTTTGGTGTAGGAACGTGGGCAGACTGAGGTTAAAATGATGGAGTAGAGTtgcaggagaaggaggagggtggTTTTAAGTTAAATCATGTGTATTGTAATCCCAGGATTATTCCCTGGCACCTTTCCTTATCTCCTCTGCATGGCAACATGGTTGcccatctcctctctcctcccaagCAGGATGCATGGCTAGACCAGTCTACAGATGCCACTGGTATACCGAGACTTCACAGCAAATATCTGTTGAGTGGTTGTCACAGTCATATGCAGAGCATGGGACAAAGATGACACCACACCTCCAGACCCCAGACTCCTCTGAGTGtcccctctctcccaccctcagGCTCCCTTGTTTTCATTGCCCATTAGAACTGGCTTTTTTTGACTGTGAAGATTTCTAGGAGCCGGTCCCTAATCTGCTTCGTGTGGGCCCCATAGATGAGAGGGTTAAGGGCAGGTGACAGCAGCAAATAGATGTTAGAGAGAAGGATGTGCACAGGCTTGGGGATGGTGTGACGACCAAAGCGGTGTGTGAGGTAGGAGAAGAGACCAGGCACATAGAAGGCTAGAATGACACAGATGTGGGAACTGCATGTTCCAAAGGCCTTGGCACGGGCTTCTCGGGTAGGCAGCTGCAGCACAGTGTGGGCGATGAGCCCATAGGAGCCCGTGATGCCTAGAATATCTATACCAGACACAGCCAACGAAAGCACCAGCCCATACAAGTTGTTGGCTCCTGTGTCACCCACCACCAGCTCCACCACCGCCATGTGTGCACAGTAGACGTGGTGTATGGTCTGGGCTTGGAAGTGCTCAAATCGTGCAACCAGCAGAGGGAAAGGCACAACAATAGCCACAGCTTTTAGGACCAGTGCCAGGGCTGCATACCCCACACGGGCTTTGGTGACTAGGATGGGGTAGTGCAATGGACGCCCTACTGCTGCAGCACGGTCACAGGCCATGGCCAACAGTACACCAGATTCCACGGCCGTCAGTGCGTGAACGAAGAACATCTGGACCAGGTAGGCAGTGTATGGCACAGGCCGGGGCCCGAGCCACAGCACAGCCAGCAGCCCTGGAGCTACAGATGTGGCTAAGCTCAGATCTGTGGCTGCCAGGGTGGCCAGGAGCAGAAACATGGGCTGATGCAGGGTGGAGTCTGTCTGCATCACTGCCAGCAGTGCTCCATTGCCCAGCAGGGAAAGCAGATACATGGGCCCAAAGACCAGGGTCAGCCAGGCCTGCACACCCGCTAGCCCTGGGATGCCAGTCAGTATGAAGAAGGTTGGGCGTGAGAAAGTAGAGTTGGGCTGTGGAGCTTCTGTCATCCTGTGGGGTCAGAGCTTTTGGGCTCATGGAAGCATGACTCATGATGGGT
Protein-coding regions in this window:
- the LOC101119417 gene encoding olfactory receptor 52W1; its protein translation is MTEAPQPNSTFSRPTFFILTGIPGLAGVQAWLTLVFGPMYLLSLLGNGALLAVMQTDSTLHQPMFLLLATLAATDLSLATSVAPGLLAVLWLGPRPVPYTAYLVQMFFVHALTAVESGVLLAMACDRAAAVGRPLHYPILVTKARVGYAALALVLKAVAIVVPFPLLVARFEHFQAQTIHHVYCAHMAVVELVVGDTGANNLYGLVLSLAVSGIDILGITGSYGLIAHTVLQLPTREARAKAFGTCSSHICVILAFYVPGLFSYLTHRFGRHTIPKPVHILLSNIYLLLSPALNPLIYGAHTKQIRDRLLEIFTVKKSQF